One window from the genome of Eucalyptus grandis isolate ANBG69807.140 chromosome 7, ASM1654582v1, whole genome shotgun sequence encodes:
- the LOC104452526 gene encoding pyrophosphate-energized vacuolar membrane proton pump 1-like — protein MALFSTEIAIPICAVIAIAFALVPWLFGSHIGPNHIDVEQGLRREDKARFEDVSKGITKAINKGVSDFLRKEYLYVFVSVVAFAILIILFLGIVERFSTQSRPFTFCPSNTCKPALAIAVSFVLGALTSALSGFLGMKIVVDSKGSFNAAFRSGAAMGFLMAGMSLLGLYIAIKLFKCYYGNDWEGLFEVITGYGLGASSMAFFGRAAGGIYAKAVDVYLDLVSRNSQDYEDYRSLSVIPCDVGDIVGDIAGMGTDLFGSYAESCCAALVVASISSFGIDHNFTAMCYPLLISSMGILVCLISTLFTAYFSDIREVGKEGDMRPALKKQLFISTVLMTFGIVIVSSIALPSSFKIYYFGMEKVVTKWQLSFCAVVGLLAGSIIELFPEYHTSDCIRKIQRAVTDAGVPLASVCAVLASVIIPIYADISFSVGFSIAATYGIAVAALGMLSTIATRLAIDAYDPISRYAKRIAVTDPKQSFHVAGKGFAIESAALVFIALFSAFVSRAAISHIEVRTPKVLVGFIGGCILPYYFSTMTMRSVGRQGLKMAQEVCNLESHPETPACSIQISTYEFFTGLILPGALVMLAPILVGTFFGAETLSGVLAGSFSSVIRIVNASSNANGPLNKANKDIRAGVLDYAKSNRRPPFPPRDAPDPAFGSRWKDTSGPPLCILIQLMAAESLVFARFFAPHRG, from the exons ATGGCATTGTTCTCGACGGAGATTGCGATCCCAATCTGTGCCGTCATCGCGATTGCGTTCGCCCTGGTGCCGTGGCTTTTTGGGTCGCACATTGGCCCCAACCACATCGACGTAGAGCAAGGCTTAAGACGTGAAGACAAGGCACGTTTTGAGGATGTGTCTAAGGGGATAACGAAAGCCATCAATAAAG GGGTGAGTGATTTTCTGCGCAAGGAGTACCTGTATGTTTTTGTTTCCGTGGTTGCTTTTGCAATTCTAATCATCCTCTTCCTTGGAATTGTTGAGAGATTCAGCACCCAAAGCCGGCCTTTCACTTTTTGTCCTTCAAACACTTGCAAGCCTGCACTTGCCATTGCGGTTTCATTCGTACTTGGTGCTCTCACATCAGCCCTCTCTGGTTTCCTTGGCATGAAAATTGTTGTGGATAGCAAGGGCTCTTTCAATGCTGCTTTCAGGTCTGGTGCAGCAATGGGATTTCTTATGGCTGGTATGAGTCTTCTCGGGCTCTATATTGCTATCAAACTGTTCAAGTGCTATTATGGCAATGACTGGGAAGGTCTTTTTGAGGTCATTACTGGTTACGGTCTTGGTGCATCTTCCATGGCTTTCTTTGGAAGAGCCGCtggtggaatttatgccaaGGCTGTCGATGTTTATCTTGATCTGGTTAGCAGAAATTCGCAAGATTACGAAGACTATCGAAGCTTAAGT GTGATTCCTTGTGATGTCGGTGATATTGTTGGGGATATTGCTGGTATGGGGACTGATCTTTTTGGCTCTTATGCCGAATCATGCTGCGCCGCCCTTGTTGTTGCTTCCATCTCTTCTTTCGGAATCGATCACAACTTCACCGCTATGTGTTATCCCCTGCTTATCAGCTCTATGGGTATTCTTGTTTGCTTGATCTCAACTCTCTTTACAGCCTACTTCTCAGATATCAGGGAAGTGGGGAAAGAGGGGGACATGAGGCCTGCATTGAAGAAGCAACTCTTTATTTCCACAGTTCTAATGACCTTCGGAATTGTTATTGTTAGCAGCATTGCTCTGCCCTCGTCATTTAAAATTTACTACTTTGGGATGGAGAAAGTTGTGACGAAGTG GCAGCTGTCCTTCTGTGCTGTTGTTGGTCTTTTGGCCGGGTCAATTATTGAATTGTTCCCTGAATATCACACCAGCGATTGCATCAG GAAAATCCAAAGAGCTGTTACCGACGCTGGCGTCCCCCTTGCCTCTGTCTGCGCTGTCCTTGCCTCTGTCATTATCCCAATTTATGCCGACATTAGCTTTTCTGTGGGTTTCAGTATTGCTGCCACATATGGAATTGCTGTGGCCGCCCTTGGGATGCTAAGTACCATTGCCACTCGATTGGCCATAGATGCTTACGATCCCATCAGCCGCTATGCTAAACGTATTGCTGTCACGGATCCCAAGCAATCCTTTCACGTCGCTGGAAAG GGATTTGCCATTGAATCAGCTGCCCTGGTGTTTATCGCTCTGTTTAGTGCATTTGTGAGTCGTGCAGCAATTTCTCATATTGAAGTCCGGACGCCGAAGGTTTTGGTCGGTTTTATTGGGGGCTGCATCCTTCCTTACTACTTCTCTACTATGACAATGAGAAGTGTGGGACGTCAAGGATTGAAGATGGCTCAGGAGGTCTGCAACCTAGAGTCTCATCCTGAGACCCCTGCATGTTCTATCCAAATTTCAACTTATGAATTTTTCACAGGGTTGATTCTTCCGGGTGCTCTTGTCATGTTAGCACCAATTCTCGTCGGGACCTTCTTCGGTGCAGAGACGCTGTCTGGTGTTTTGGCTGGCTCTTTCTCTTCCGTTATTCGG ATTGTGAATGCATCGTCCAATGCCAATGGACCATTGAACAAAGCGAACAAGGACATTAGG GCTGGTGTTTTGGATTATGCGAAGTCAAATCGCCGTCCCCCTTTTCCTCCCAGAGATGCTCCAGATCCAGCCTTTGGCAGTCGATGGAAGGACACTTCAGGCCCACCACTCTGCATCCTCATCCAGCTAATGGCAGCCGAGTCGCTTGTGTTCGCTCGCTTCTTTGCCCCTCACCGTGGTTAG
- the LOC104455391 gene encoding acetyl-CoA-benzylalcohol acetyltransferase encodes MDLLEYLSQFPNNLVGNPLVVIQVNTFECGGIAIGLRSTHRISDMYTMAIFVNSWATACRGNIDVIVCPSFELSSLFPMKVSAVANWLPPRIIGSKEFTVSRFKFSGDVVSKLRALARDDAKDSMANNFQPSRVEVVSALISKALVKIDRSRQGKERPFAVWMTFNLRDKVKLKIPANSCGNFFSVISGRSDHPTAGKTNSEFNEMVNIIHNMISDAKTKYRTIVNKEEFCSTVVNSIAKIVKVASSSEVFTISFSSWCRFGLYEIDFGWGRPVPVSNISLNLRSVFLIDDEEGKGIDAWTTTTGDEMILLKQDPDILAFTS; translated from the coding sequence ATGGATTTGCTCGAATATTTGTCGCAATTCCCGAACAACCTAGTAGGCAATCCACTAGTGGTGATTCAAGTGAATACGTTCGAGTGTGGCGGAATAGCAATTGGCTTGCGCTCTACACACAGGATCAGCGACATGTACACCATGGCCATTTTCGTTAACTCGTGGGCCACCGCTTGCCGAGGTAACATAGATGTTATAGTCTGTCCAAGTTTCGAGTTGTCGTCTCTATTCCCAATGAAAGTGTCGGCCGTTGCGAATTGGCTTCCGCCACGGATTATTGGCAGCAAGGAATTCACGGTGTCTAGGTTCAAGTTCAGCGGTGATGTTGTATCGAAGTTGAGAGCCCTAGCTAGGGATGATGCAAAGGATTCAATGGCCAACAACTTCCAGCCTTCGAGGGTGGAGGTTGTTTCGGCACTAATAAGTAAGGCTCTCGTCAAGATTGATCGATCTAGACAGGGCAAAGAAAGGCCTTTCGCAGTTTGGATGACGTTTAACTTGCGCGATAAAGTCAAACTAAAGATACCCGCAAATTCTTGTGGCAATTTCTTCAGCGTGATTTCTGGGCGCTCCGATCATCCCACGGCCGGCAAAACGAATTCGGAGTTCAATGAGATGGTGAACATAATCCACAACATGATATCAGACGCTAAAACGAAATATAGAACAATAGTAAACAAGGAGGAGTTCTGCTCGACGGTGGTGAATTCTATAGCCAAAATTGTCAAAGTCGCGTCCTCAAGCGAAGTGTTTACGATTTCTTTTAGTAGCTGGTGCCGTTTCGGGCTATATGAGATCGACTTCGGGTGGGGAAGGCCGGTTCCCGTCAGCAACATATCATTGAATCTCAGATCGGTCTTTCTTATCGACGATGAAGAGGGCAAAGGAATTGATGCATGGACAACCACCACTGGAGATGAGATGATTCTTCTTAAACAAGATCCGGATATTCTGGCATTCACTTCCTAG